One Paraburkholderia caffeinilytica DNA segment encodes these proteins:
- a CDS encoding FUSC family protein: MAYPSIRDWLFSLKTFAAAMIALYIGLSLELPRPYWAMATVYIVSNPFVGATRSKALYRALGTVLGASAAVLLVPPFVESPYLFSVIVALWTGTLLYLAVADRTARSYVFMLAAYTMPIIALPSVTNPGGVFDLAISRTEEITLGIVCASIVGSSLFPSRLAPIIIERTDAWFRDAAFYAAETLSGRIASSAISGARQRIASTINGLELLLSQLAYDHTRPDILARAHELRGRMQLLLPMMSALADPLVALYNSGRQTWPEGLETLLNDVIKWFHAPLPAASGGYHPDPEANALRERIAAMQPLPAALATWDGALLSNALWRMKQTIDLWQDCRSLRIIITREEGSWRPRFRHWRLGGTERFFDRGIMLFSTVSAGAAVIIACSLWIGSGWADGASAVTLAAIACCFFAALDEPAPMVFKFFVATAISVVAAGIYLFAVLPHVHDFPMLVILFAAPFILVGTLIPRPQFNMVTVLVAVNTATFISIQDAYSADFLIFVNSNLAGLAGLLYAYLWTRATRPFGAELAASRLLRSSWADVALTASTRTIEDPRNLAARMLDRLMQLIPRLAATDDHRHPSIESFRDLRIAFNALDLRRVTHKLGGDAPAAIHHVLEDVCRYFETCVDRKTRQPVPESLMSSIDAAVARVTAQGLANAGTPGLAAQTSARRLREALHALVGLRLSLFPATLITPTPPEPEAAA, encoded by the coding sequence ATGGCCTATCCCTCCATCCGCGACTGGCTGTTCTCCCTCAAGACGTTTGCCGCGGCGATGATCGCGCTTTACATCGGTCTCTCGCTCGAATTGCCGCGGCCGTACTGGGCAATGGCCACCGTCTACATCGTGTCGAACCCGTTTGTCGGCGCGACCCGCTCCAAGGCGCTCTATCGTGCGCTCGGCACCGTGCTCGGCGCATCGGCCGCGGTGTTGCTGGTGCCGCCCTTCGTCGAATCACCGTATCTGTTCAGCGTGATCGTCGCCTTGTGGACCGGCACGTTGCTGTATCTGGCGGTGGCCGATCGCACCGCGCGCAGCTACGTGTTCATGCTGGCGGCCTACACCATGCCGATCATTGCGTTGCCTTCGGTGACCAATCCGGGCGGCGTGTTCGATCTGGCCATCAGCCGCACCGAGGAGATCACGCTCGGCATCGTGTGCGCGAGCATTGTCGGCAGTTCGCTGTTTCCCAGCCGGCTCGCGCCTATCATCATCGAGCGGACCGACGCGTGGTTTCGCGACGCCGCGTTCTATGCGGCCGAAACGCTGTCCGGGCGCATTGCGAGCTCGGCGATCTCGGGAGCCCGTCAACGGATCGCGAGCACGATCAACGGGCTGGAACTCCTGCTGAGCCAGCTTGCCTACGACCATACCCGGCCGGACATCCTGGCGCGTGCTCACGAGTTGCGCGGGCGCATGCAGTTGCTGCTGCCAATGATGTCGGCGCTGGCCGACCCGCTAGTCGCCCTCTACAACAGCGGCCGCCAGACCTGGCCCGAGGGTCTCGAGACGTTGCTCAACGACGTCATCAAGTGGTTCCATGCGCCGCTTCCCGCAGCCAGCGGGGGCTATCACCCCGACCCGGAAGCCAACGCATTGCGCGAGCGCATCGCCGCGATGCAGCCGCTGCCGGCCGCGCTGGCGACCTGGGACGGCGCGCTGCTTTCGAACGCGCTGTGGCGTATGAAACAGACGATCGACCTCTGGCAAGACTGCCGCTCGCTGCGCATCATCATCACGCGCGAAGAAGGCTCGTGGCGGCCACGTTTTCGCCACTGGCGGCTGGGCGGCACCGAACGGTTCTTCGACCGCGGCATCATGCTGTTTTCGACTGTATCGGCGGGCGCCGCGGTGATCATCGCGTGCAGTCTGTGGATCGGCTCGGGCTGGGCGGACGGCGCCAGTGCGGTGACGCTGGCCGCCATCGCGTGCTGCTTCTTCGCCGCGCTCGACGAACCCGCGCCCATGGTGTTCAAGTTCTTCGTCGCCACGGCGATCAGCGTGGTGGCCGCCGGCATCTATCTGTTCGCCGTGCTGCCTCACGTGCACGATTTCCCGATGCTGGTTATTCTGTTCGCCGCGCCGTTCATCCTTGTCGGCACGCTGATCCCGCGCCCGCAGTTCAACATGGTGACGGTGCTCGTGGCCGTCAATACGGCTACCTTCATCAGCATTCAGGATGCCTACTCGGCCGACTTCCTGATCTTCGTGAACAGCAATCTCGCGGGTCTTGCCGGCTTGCTGTATGCGTATCTGTGGACCCGCGCGACACGGCCGTTCGGCGCCGAACTCGCGGCCTCGCGGCTGTTGCGCTCGAGCTGGGCCGACGTGGCGCTGACCGCGTCCACGCGAACAATCGAAGACCCGCGCAATCTCGCCGCGCGCATGCTCGACCGCCTGATGCAGTTGATCCCGCGCCTCGCCGCCACGGACGACCACCGCCATCCGTCAATCGAAAGCTTCCGCGATCTGCGCATCGCCTTCAACGCACTCGATCTGCGCCGCGTGACGCACAAGCTCGGTGGCGACGCGCCGGCCGCGATCCATCATGTCCTCGAAGACGTGTGCCGGTACTTCGAAACCTGCGTCGACCGGAAAACGCGCCAACCGGTGCCCGAGAGCCTGATGTCGTCGATCGATGCCGCCGTGGCGCGCGTCACCGCGCAAGGACTCGCCAATGCCGGCACGCCGGGCCTGGCCGCGCAAACCTCCGCGCGCCGATTGCGCGAGGCGCTGCACGCGCTGGTCGGCTTGCGTCTTTCGCTGTTTCCGGCCACGCTAATCACACCCACGCCGCCCGAACCGGAGGCCGCTGCCTGA
- a CDS encoding DUF1656 domain-containing protein has protein sequence MIGEIDIFGVFVPAVLVLMLVAYLINLAIRTVLARVGFYRFVWHRSIFDLGIYVLVLGLVVVVSHRLIT, from the coding sequence ATGATCGGTGAAATCGATATCTTCGGCGTGTTCGTGCCGGCCGTGCTCGTGCTGATGCTGGTCGCCTATCTGATCAACCTGGCCATCCGCACGGTGCTCGCCCGCGTCGGCTTTTACCGCTTTGTCTGGCATCGCTCCATCTTCGATCTCGGCATCTATGTGCTGGTGCTGGGCCTTGTCGTCGTCGTTTCGCACAGACTAATAACGTGA